The following is a genomic window from Pseudomonadales bacterium.
TCCTCCGTCGCCGTAACCGGGTTGGGCGTCGTGAACTCATCGACCGGCAGGTTCCATTTCATCTCGTGATCTCTCCATGGCTGTACCTGCCTTGATCCGGCCGGCATGGGGTTTCAATTCACGACGATTATCGGTGCCCAACCGCGCCACTACAAGGCAAGCGCCCCAGAACGCCTGTCGGGTTGAAACCCGACCCACGTAGGTCGGCATTCATGCCGACTGTTGATGCACCCACCTGTCGGGTTGAAACCCGACCCACGTAGGTCGGCATTCATGCCGACAGGGTTGCCGCCACGACCGTCGGGTTGAAACCCGACCTACGTGGGTCGGCATTCATGCCGACGGGGTTGCCGCCACGGCCGTCGGGCTGAAGCCCGACCTACGTGGGTCGGCATTCATGCCGACGGAATTGCCACCACGACCGTCGGGTTGAAACCCGACCTACGTAGGTCGGCATTCATGCCGACAGGGTTGCCGCCACGACCGTCGGGTTGAAACCCGACCTACGTGGGTCGGCATTCATGCCGACGGAGTTGCTGCCACGGCCGTCGGGTTGAAACCCGACCTACGTGGGTCGGCATTCATGCCGACGGGGTTGCCGCCACGGCCGTCGGGCTGAAGCCCGACCTACGTGGGTCGGCATTCATGCCGACGGAATTGCCACCATACCCGTCGGGCTGAAGCCCGACCTACGTGGGTCGGCATTCATGCCGACGGGGTTGCCGCCACGACCGTCGGGCTGAAACCCGACCTGCGTAGGTCGGCATTCGTGCCGACGGGGTTGCCGCCACGGCCGTCGGGCTGAAGCCCGGCCTACGGTCTTTGCAGCAACGAACGGATCCGCCCGCGTTCGGCCGGAAAAAGCAGCGCCAACGCAGCGAAGTAAACCACTACCCCGGCCGTACAGGCCGCGGTGAGGCGCAGCACACGCACTGGCCAGCCAAAGGCTGCAAGCTGCGACAGCCACGGAAATGTCGCGACCAGAAGCGCACCCATCAGCGTTACCGCCACCAGCATCTTCGCCATATCGCGTCGCAAGCCAGGCTCGGGACGATACACCTCGCGCCGCAGCAGCCCGAGCAACAACAGCCCGGCGTTCAGATACGCCGCAAGCGTGGTCGCCAGCGACAGTCCCACGTGCCCTACCTGCCACAGATGGTGCAACGGAATCACCAACAGCAGGTTCAACCCCATGTTCGCCACCATCGCCTTGATGCCGATGATGACCGGAGTGCGTGTGTCCTGACGCGAGTAATACGCGGTTGCCAGCACCTTGATCAGCATGAATGCAGGCAAACCCAGCGCCATCGCTGCAAGGCTCAGCGAAGCCATCGAAACATCGCGCTGGCTCATCGCGCCGTAGCCGAACAACGTATCCAGGATCGGCGCAGCAAGCAGCACCAGCGCAAGCGTGGCGGGAAGCGCGATCAGCAGGATCATCTTGATCGCCCAGTCGAGAGTGTGGCGGAACTCCTCGGGCGAGCGTGTCGAATACTCGCGCGACAGACCCGGCAGGATCACCGTTGCGATCGCGATGCCGAACACCCCGAGCGGAAGCTCCGTCAGGCGCTCGGCGTAGTACAGCCACGACACGCTGCCGGTAGGCAGGAACGAGGCCAACACGGTATCGATGAGCAGGTTGATCTGGCTCACCGACACGCCGAACAGCGCCGGCAGCATCAGCTTCAGGATACGGCGCACGCCCGGATGACCGACCTCCAGACGCGGGCGCGGCAGCATCTGCAGCCGGGCAAGAAACGGCAACTGGAACAGCAACTGGATCAGGCCGGCCATGAACACCGCCCAGGCAAGCGCAAACACCGGCTCCGCAAACCAGCGTGAAGCAACCAGCGCACCGGCTATCAGCGTCAGATTCAGGAACACCGGCGTCAACGCCGGCACCGCGAAGCGCGAATAGCTGTTCAGTACCGCACCGGCAAAGCCGGTCATCGAGATGAAGAACAGGTACGGGAACGTGATACGGATCATGCCCGCCGTGAGCGCCATCTTCTCGGGCATCTGCGTGAAGCCCGGCGCGAACACCAACGTCACTACCGGAGCGCCCACCACCGCGAGCGCAATCACCGCCAGCAACGCTGCACCCAGCACACCGGATACGGCGTCGACCAGCCCCTTCACCTCCGCGACCGTGCGGGTGGCACGGTATTCCGACAGCACCGGCACGAAGGCCTGCGAGAACGCACCCTCGGCGAACAGCCGGCGCAGGAACTGCGGGATGCGGAACGCGATGAAGAAGGCATCGGCATTGGCAGCGGCGCCGAACATCGACGCGATCACCACGTCGCGCACCAGCCCGGCGACGCGCGAGATCATCGTCATCGCGCCGACCACGAGACTCGAGCGAAACAGTCGTCGTCCGGTGTTGGCACGCACGGCGGATTCATTCACTGCGAAGCCCTCGCCCACAGCGCTCGCGGAACAGGGGCCAGTAATGCCCGCCACGGCTCTCGTACAGCGTGACCGCCCGCGCCTCGCCGTCGAGCTCGAGCGCAAGGTCCGCAGGTTGCGTATCAGCCGGTCGGCCCTTCCAGCGCGCGAGGCTGAGGTGAGGACGGTAGGCACGGTGCTCGATCGCGAACCCCGCCTGCGCCAGCGTGAAGGCCAGCGGCGCATGCCAGCGCAGCAAAGGCTGCGGATCGTCAGGCAGAGCAGCCAGCACCCGCGGCTTGTGCGCATCCGGGAACGCACGCGCCGCCACCAACCGGTAACGCAGCGGCACCAACGTCGGCGTGACCGCCGCGACGCATTCGCGAATGCGCACGACCTCGTCGACGCGCACCTGCCCGAGGAACACCAGCGTCAGGTGGTAATCCTCGGGCGCGATCCAGCGCAGCGCAGGCGATGGAAAATGGGCCGCCAGCGCCGCGTGCAGCGCCACCAGCCGTGCCCGCAGCGCTGCGCCGGGATCGATCGCGAGAAAGCAGCGGATCAGGCCCACGCGCGGCGAATTCCGTCACGCTCGAGGTGCAGCCACTGCAGCGCGATCAGCGTGTGCGCGTTGTCGAAACGCCCGTCGCGCTGCATTTCCACGAGTTTCGCGTACGGAATCACGTGCAGGCGGATGTCCTCGTGCTCATTTGCCATGCCGTGCAGCTCGCGCACACCATCCAGATTCACGCGGGCGCAGAACAGGTGGAAGTACTCGTCGGTACCACCGGGGCTGGAGTAATACCCCGCGACCGGCAGCAGTTCACGCACGATGCTGCCGGATTCCTCGGCCGTCTCGCGCACGGCGACCTCGGCCGGCGTCTCACCCGGTTCGACGAGGCCCGCAACCAGTTCGAGCAGCCACGGGCTGCCGGCGCGAAATGCCGCGCCTATGCGAAACTGCTCGACCATCCCGACCGCGTCGAGCACGGGATCGTAAAGCAGTACTCCCACCGCCTCGCCGCGGCAGTGCAGCTCGCGGCTGACGACTTCCGACCACCCACCGGCGAAACGACGAAAACGCAGGCGGAACCGTTTCAGCTTCCAGAAGCCGCTCCAGACCGTCTTCTCGCCGACGAATTCGACGTCGTCGTGACCGAAGGGTCGCATAGGTCTCACTCCGCGAAACGCTTGCCGGTATACCAGCTCACCGGCGATTCATGGCGACGCACCAGGTGAACCACGTCGAGCACCAGCGCGAACAGCGCCATGCGCACCAGCACGCCGTTGTCGGTCTGGCGGAAGATCGCAAGGTTCGGGTTCTCGTTCAGATCGGGGTCGAGCTCGTTCGCTTCCGCACGCGAGTCGCGCGGCAGTGGATGCATGATGACCGTGTTCGGTTCGCAGAACTGCGTGTAGATCGCCTGGTTCAGCCGGTAGCGCCCGCGGAACAGGTTGGCTTCCTCACGACTCGTGAAGCGCTCCTCCTGGATCCGCGTCGAGTAGGCGATGTCGACGTGAGCGATCGACTGCTCCATCGCATCGGATTCGACCACGGTGTGACCGCGCGTGCGCAGGAACTCGACGATCTCGCCCGGCATGCGCAGCTCTGCCGGAGCGATGCACGTCAGGTGCACGCGTTCGAAGCACGCCAGCAGCTTCGACAGCGAATGCACGGTGCGGCCGAACCGCAGGTCGCCGATCATCGCGATGCGCAGGCCGTCGACGCTGCCGCCGCGATCGCGCATTTCCTTGCGGATCGTGTAGAGGTCGAGCAGCGCCTGCGTGGGATGTTCGTTCGCACCGTCACCGCCGTTGACCACCGGCACGCGGCTCGCTGCCGCGAACTCGGCGACCGAGCCTGCCACCGGATGGCGCATCGCGATGATGTCGCTGTAGCCGCTGATGACGCGCGCGGTGTCGTACAGCGATTCGCCCTTGGAGATGGCCGAACTCTCGAAGCCGGTGGTCTCGCGCACGTCGCCGCCGAGCAGGTTGAAGGCACAGCCGAAGCTCACCCGTGTGCGCGTGCTCGGCTCGAAGAACATGTTGCCGAGAATCGCGCCTTCGAGCACCCGCGTGATGCGGTGGCGGTGCGCGTACGGCGCCATCGAGTCGGCGACGTCGAACACGCGTTCGATGTCGGCGCGCTCGAACCGTTCCACCGACAGAATGTGCGAACCCGCGAAATCCATCTGCGCCTGTCTCCCCGTGTGTGTCCGAATCCGTACCTGTCGGGCTGAAGCCCGACCTACGTGGGTCGGCATTCATGCCGACGGAATTACCGCCACGCCCTGTCGGGTTGAAACCCGACCCACGTGGGTCGGCATTCATGCCGACGGAATTACCGCCACGCCCTGTCGGGCTGAAGCCCGACCCACGTGGGTCGGCATTCATGCCGACATATCACGCGCCGACGCATCCGTCGGGCTGAAGCCCGACCCACATCGTTCATCGCCCCACGCTGCAACGGCATCGAGCACCGCCTGCGCGCGCGCATCGCCGTCACGCTCCACACGCAAGACTTCGATACGCTCTCGCAACGCAGCACAATCGAGCCCACCACGCAGCGGCTTGCGCTGCACCCGCTCCTCGCAGTGCTCCCGCCAGCGCGCGCTCTCATTCGCACTCAGCGACGATCGAAAATTGCGTGCACGATAACGGAACAGCAACTCCTGCAAACGCTCGTCCTCGAACGGAAAACTCTGGCGTGCGAGTTCTGCGCCGTCGAGCAAGCGCACACGATCGGCCAGACGGCGATCACGATCGCAAAAAAATCTGTCGTAGAGTGCGAGCTCAGGATCGACCAGCGGGCGCTCCGCCGCCTCACGGTAGATCGCAGCGAGCTTCTCGCGCAACCCGCGTATCGCACAGACGCGCTGCCGGTTCGATTCACACCTTGCCAGGTCGATGCCATGACGCGCGGCAAGTTCGGGCGTCAGCATCGCGGCGGGAGCGACCATCGGACTGCGGTTCAGGTGCAACTCCTTCAGCGGCACACGCGCCGTATCGGCGGGCAGCGCCGCAGCAGGCGTATACAGCAGCTCGCGCAGACGTTCGCCGTCGAAACGCTCGAGCGGTGATGGATCGAGCGCGAGGTTGCAGACGATCACCTTGTTCGGCTGCCCGGGGTGCTCTGCCAGCGGCAGCACCAGCGCCATGTTGCCATTCTCGGCCGCAAAGCGCGCCGAGACGTGCAGCAGCGGCTTGGCGCCGGAGTAATCGAACTGCGCGCGCACCCAGTTCTTGTCACGCGCGCGCAGCGCATAACCGAACAGCTTCGGTTGGCGCGCACGCAGCAGACGCGCCAGCGCCAGCGTCGCACGCACGTCGGCGAGTGCATCGTGCGCATCTGCATGTTCGATGCCGTTGGCACGCGACAGATCCCCGAGCCGGAAACTCGGCCGCCCATCGGGATGATCCGGCCACTCGATCCCGTCGGGGCGCAGCGCACGCGCCATGCGCAGCACGTCGATCAGATCCCAGCGCGAATTGCCGTTGCGCCACTCGCGCTCGTAGGGATCGAAGAAGTTGCGATACAGCGTGTGGCGTGTGAATTCATCGTCGAAGCGGATGCTGTTGTAGCCCACTGCACAGGTTGCAGGCTGCACCAGCTCGGCATGGATGCGGGCGATGAACTCGCGCTCGGCAAGGCCACGCTCGTGCGCCAGTTGCGGCGTGATGCCGGTAATCAGGCAGGCATCCGGGTGGGGCAGGTAGTCTTCCGGCGGGCGACAATAAAGCAGCAGTGGCTCGCCGATTTCACGCAGTTCGGCATCGGTACGCAGACCGGCGAATTGCGCCGGGCGGTCACTCGCCGGGTTGGCACCGAAGGTTTCGTAGTCGTGCCAGTAGAAGCTCGGCTCGGGCGCCATCCATTCCCCTTGTGCGTCGCGCCGGGTGTCGGGTTGAAACCCGACCTACGTTCGCCGCGTGCGACCGCGTGGGTCGGCATTCATGCCGACGTATCCGTCGGGTTGAAACCCGACCTACATTCGCATCGTTCGATCGCGTGGGTCGGCATTCATGCCGACGTATCCGTCGGGTTGAAACCCGACCTACGTTCGCCGCGTGCGACCGCGTGGGTCGGCATTCATGCCGACGGGATTACCGCCATACCTGTCGGGCTGAAGCCCGACCTACGTTCGCCGCGTTCGACCGCGTGGGTCGGCATTCATGCCGACGTATCCGTCGGGCTGAAGCCCGACCTACACCACTTCGATACGCTCGGCGGCAATGCGCGACTGCCACATCTTCGGGCCGGTGGTGTGCACCGACTCGCCGCGCGTATCGACGGCCACCGTCACCGGCATGTCCTTCACCTCGAACTCGTAGATCGCCTCCATGCCGAGCTCCGGGAACGCCACCACCTTCGCTGCGGTGATAGCCTTCGACACCAGATACGCTGCGCCGCCCACCGCCATCAGGTACACGGCCTGGTTGTCGCGGATCGCCTCGATCGCGGTCGGGCCGCGCTCGGACTTGCCGATCATGCCGATCAGCCCGGTCTTCTCGAGCATCGTGCGGGTGAACTTGTCCATCCGCGTCGCGGTGGTCGGACCCGCAGGCCCCACCACCTCGTCACGCACCGGGTCCACCGGACCCACGTAATAGATGAAGCGATTCGCCAGGTCGACCGGCAGCTTTTCACCAGCGGCGATCATGTCGGTCATCTTCTTGTGCGCCGCGTCGCGCCCGGTCAGCATCCGGCCGGACAGCAGCAGCGTCTCGCCGGTCTTCCACTGCGCCAGATCCTCGCGCGTGACGGTATCGAGGTTCACGCGCCGCGCATCGGCCGCCTCCCAGGTGATGTCCGGCCAGGCGTCGAGCGCGGGCGGCTCCTGCAGCGCCGGCCCACTGCCGTCGAGCACGAAGTGCGCATGGCGCGTGGCAGCGCAGTTCGGGATCATCGCCACCGGCAGGCTCGCCGCATGCGTGGGGTAGTCCCTGATCTTCACGTCGAGCACGGTGCTGAGGCCGCCGAGACCCTGCGCACCGATACCGAGTTCGTTCACCTTGCGGAACAGTTCGATGCGCATCTCCTCGGTGCGACTCGACGGCCCGCGTGCGATCAGGTCGTAGATGTCGACCGGATCGAGCAGGGCTTCCTTCGCCAGCAGCGTTGCCTTTTCGGCCGTGCCGCCGATGCCGATACCGAGCATGCCGGGCGGGCACCAGCCTGCACCCATGGTCGGCACGGTCTTCAACACCCAGTCGACGATCGAATCGGAAGGATTCAGCATCGCGAGCTTCGACTTGTTCTCGCTGCCGCCGCCCTTGGCTGCGACATGAACGTCGACCGTGTTGCCGGGTACGATGCGGTAGTGGATCACCGCCGGTGTATTGTCCCTGGTATTGCGGCGCGCACCGGCCGGGTCGGCCAGAATCGAGGCACGCAGCACGTTGTCGGGGTCCAGATACGCGCGGCGCACGCCCTCGTTGATCATGTCGTCGAGGCTCATCGTCGCGCCGTCCCAGCGCACGTCCATCCCGACCGTGACGAACACGGTGACGATGCCGGTGTCCTGGCAGATCGGACGATGCCCCTGTGCACACATGCGCGAGTTGATCAGGATCTGCGCGATCGCGTCCTTCGCACCCGGATTCCGTTCGCGCTGATACGCCTTGTGCATCGCCTGGATGAAGTCCACCGGGTGGTAGTACGAAATGAACTGCAGCGCATCGGCCACGCTGGCGATCAGGTCATCCTGGCGGATCAGGGTCATGCAGCGTCTCCTCGTGCGCAGGCCGGCATTCATGCCGACCGATCGTATGTACCGTTCCCGTCGGGCTGAAGCCCGACCTACGTGGCATTCACCCGTCGGGCTGAAGCCCGACCTACGTGGCATTCGCCTGTCGGGTTGAAGCCCGACCCACATGGCATTCACCCGTCGGGTTGAAACCCGACCTACGTGGCATTCGCCTGTCGGGATGAAGCCCGACCTACGTGGCGTTCACCTGTCGGGCTGAAGCCCGACCTACGTGGCATTCGCCTGTCGGGTTGAAACCCGACCTACGTGGCGTTCACCTGTCGGGTTGAAACCCGACCTACGTGGCGTTCACCTGTCGGGTTGAAACCCGACCTACGTCGTTTCGTGGGTCGGCATTCATGCCGACATCTTCTGCATTCAGGGTTGCAACGCCGACGGGGGATTCTCCAATCGCGTCAGGCGCTGGTTGACCTGGCGACGGAATTCCACGTTCGACTGCACCCACTGCTCGCCTTCCTTGAGCCTCGATTCCTGCGCGCTCTGCGTGCTGGTGAGCGTGTTCATGGTGCTGTTGAGACGACCAATCGCGCTCTGCAGGCTCCCCTGCTGCTCCTTCAGTGTCTTCAACTGCGCGGCGATCTCCTCGCCGGACGCGACACGCTGCTGCAGCTTCGTCTGCGCCGCTGCAATCTCGCCAAGCTGCTTGTGATCGGCATCGGCCGTGGCACTGGTCTTCTTCAGTGCGGCTTCGAGCTCATCGATGCGTGCACCGTTCTTGCGCCAGGCCGAGGCCCACAGCTTGTCGACCTCACCAGCGACTTCCTTCAGCTTGACCTGCATCGCGGCGCTCGACTGGTTCACGCTGTCGTCGGTGCTCGACAAACGCCCCTCGAGATCGGCAATACGCAGGTTCGACTGCGCAAGCGTCCGCTCGAGCGCCTGCGTGTGGTTGAACAGTACCGCAGCACCGGCCACGGCGGCGATCGCGCACAACAGTGCTGCGATCGCCAACGCCCGCCAGGCACCGGGAACGCCGGCGACGGTCTCGGCCGGCGCTGAGGATTCCTGCTTCCGTTGCTCGTGCACCTCGGCCTGCGGCTGGCGTCGGTACGGTGCGATCTCGTCGCGTTCCGGGACGATACTCGGAAGATCCGTCAAGTGGAGGTCATCGGGACTAGGCATCGCCGGGAGCGCTGTACGCGTGTCGATCGTAGGTCGGCGGATTATATCCAGCCGGGCGCAGATACAGACCTTCTTTTGTTGCCGAACTAGTACGGAATCAGGCCAGGCGCACGATCGTCCACAGCAGCAACGCAAATCCCGCCGTGCAGCCTGCGAGTCCGCGGACCGTGAGCATCGGTGGCCATATCCGACCCAGGATCGTGTTCGCCTCGACCACGCCAATGATGACGACGATTACCTCCAGCGCCATCTGCCCGGCATCGCGCAACGCCACCCCCGGCAAGTGTGCCGCGGAGGTCATGAACAGCAGCATTGCCAGCGAGAAGACGACGTTGGTGCGCGAGGCGAGCTGTGCGCGCGGGCCGGCGACTGCCGCATCGCCGACCGCCAGGCCACAGGCGATGCGGTGCTTGGGCCAGATCACGAACCAGACGTTCAGGAACATCAGGGTGCCGAGCAGCGCACCGACCGCGATATCCAGACTCAGGCCGCCGCTTGCCTCACCGGAGGTGAACATCAGCAGCACCCCGCTCAGGAACGTGAACAGCGCGGCCATCCGCGACCACGACAGGGAAAGCGGGACGAGTTTCTTGATCATGTCGACCCGGGCATCCGGGACGGCTTCCCGGAAATACTCGGACTGGATGAGGTTGAAGTAGTACGTCAGCCCGATCCACACGATACCGGCAAGCAGGTGCCCTGCACGCAACAGGAATTGCCACCATGGTTGCGAGATATCCGGCATGCGTTCGATCTCCGCGGGACAGGCCCTGTCGCGTGACGCCGGGGCATCTTAACGCAGCTTGTCGAACCGGTCTTCGTCCAGAACGAAACGCCCAACAAAAAACCCCGGCCGAAGCCGGGGTTTCCTGTCTCGTGGAAGAGCGCAGGGCTTACATCATGCCCATGTCGCCCATGCCACCCATGCCGCCCGGCATGCCGCCCGGAGCCGGCTTGTCTTCCGGCTTCTCGGCGATCATCACCTCGGTGGTGATCATCAGCGAGGCGACCGAAACGGCTGCCTGCAGCGCGGTACGCGTGACCTTGGTGGGATCCAGGATGCCCAGCTTGATCATGTCGCCGAAGTCATGGTTCGCCGCGTTGTAGCCGTAGTTGCCCTTGTGCTCCTTGACCTTGGCCAGGATCACCGAGGACTCCTCACCGGCGTTGGCGACGATCGCACGCAGCGGGGTTTCCATTGCCCGCAACGCGACCGCGATACCGTGGTTCTGGTCTTCGTTCTCGCCCGTCAGGCCCGCGATCGCCTGCACGCAACGCACCAGCGCCACGCCGCCACCGGCAACCACACCTTCCTCTACAGCAGCACGAGTCGAATGCAGCGCGTCCTCGACGCGTGCCTTCTTCTCCTTCATCTCGACTTCGGTACCCGCGCCGACCTTGATCACCGCAACACCGCCGGAGAGCTTGGCAACACGCTCCTGCAGCTTCTCGCGGTCATAGTCGGAGGAGGTTTCCTCGATCTGCACACGGATCTGCTTCACGCGCGCCTCGATGTCCTTGGCATCACCGGCACCGTCGATGATCGTGGTGTTGTCCTTGTCCATGGTCACGCGCTTGGCGGAGCCGAGGTGTTCGAGCGTGGTGTTCTCGAGTTCCAGACCCACTTCCTCGCTGACCACGGTGCCACCGGAGAGGATCGCGATGTCCTGCAGCATGGCCTTGCGACGGTCGCCGAAGCCCGGCGCCTTGCACGCAGCCACCTTGATAATGCCGCGCATGTTGTTGACGACCAGCGTCGCCAGCGCCTCGCCTTCGACGTCCTCGGCAACCACGACCAGCGGCTTGCCCGACTTCGCCACCTGCTCGAGCAGCGGCAACATGTCGCGGATGTTCGAGATCTTCTTGTCGACCAGCAGGATGAACGGGCTGTCGAGTTCGACCGTCATCTTTTCCTGGTTGTTGATGAAGTACGGCGACAGGTAACCGCGATCGAACTGCATGCCCTCGACGATGTCGAGTTCGTTGTCCAGACCCGAGCCTTCCTCGACCGTGATCACGCCTTCCTTGCCGACCTTCTCCATCGCCTCGGCGATGATGGTGCCGATGCTCTGGTCGCCGTTGGCGGAAATCGTGCCGACCTGCGCGATCGACTTGCTGTCCGCGCACGGTGTCGACAGCTTCTCGAGCTCGGCAACTGCAGCGGCAGCCGCCTTGTCGATGCCACGCTTCACGTCCATCGGGTTCATGCCGGCCGCTACTGCCTTCAGACCCTCGTTCACGATCGCCTGTGCCAGCACGGTGGCGGTGGTGGTACCGTCGCCTGCGGTATCGGAAGCCTTGGAGGCCACTTCCTTCACCATCTGCGCGCCCATGTTCTCGAACTTGTCCTTCAGCTCGATTTCCTTCGCGACCGACACGCCGTCCTTGGTGACGGTGGGTGCGCCGAAGGACTTGTCGAGAATGACGTTGCGCCCGCGCGGGCCGAGCGTGGTCTTCACCGCATCGGCGAGCAGGTTCACGCCCTTCATCATCTTCTGGCGAGCGGCGTCGCCAAACAGTACGTCTTTAGCAGCCATGTTTCTTCCCTTCTCTGGTTACAGCAGATTGTCTTGTGCAAATGACCGGATCGCGGCGCGGCACGTGGCCGCCGCAGCTCACTCGATCACGCCGTAGAGTTCGCTCTCGTTCAGGATCACGACTTCATCACCGTCGATCTTCACGGTGTTGCCCGAATACTGGCCGAACAGCACCCGGTCGCCGACCTTGACCGACATCGGACGCACGTCACCGTTGTCGAGCACCTTGCCAGTGCCCACGGCGAGCACTTCGCCCTGGGTCGGCTTTTCCTTCGCGGAACCGGGCAGTACGATCCCGCCAGCGGATACGGCTTCCTCTTCCCTGCGCTTCACAACGACGCGGTCGTACAGCGGACGAATTTTCATCGCTTCTCTCCCAATCAATGGTCTGTGGTTGCAAACACCCGAAATCCAGGCTCGAAGCAAGTCATTCGGCCCTGGCCGGCTGGCACTCTGCTTCGGGGAGTGCCAATCATATGCAGGAAACGCCCGACGTCAAGCTTGGACTGATCGGCGTCGAACGCTTCGCGCCGCCTCTTTGTGGGGGCAAATCCGCGCAGTTCAAGAGCTCGGGTCGGCATTCGCGCGTTCTGGCGTTACCATGGTGCGATTGCGACCCGTACCACCTTCCGACTCAGGA
Proteins encoded in this region:
- the groL gene encoding chaperonin GroEL (60 kDa chaperone family; promotes refolding of misfolded polypeptides especially under stressful conditions; forms two stacked rings of heptamers to form a barrel-shaped 14mer; ends can be capped by GroES; misfolded proteins enter the barrel where they are refolded when GroES binds), which gives rise to MAAKDVLFGDAARQKMMKGVNLLADAVKTTLGPRGRNVILDKSFGAPTVTKDGVSVAKEIELKDKFENMGAQMVKEVASKASDTAGDGTTTATVLAQAIVNEGLKAVAAGMNPMDVKRGIDKAAAAAVAELEKLSTPCADSKSIAQVGTISANGDQSIGTIIAEAMEKVGKEGVITVEEGSGLDNELDIVEGMQFDRGYLSPYFINNQEKMTVELDSPFILLVDKKISNIRDMLPLLEQVAKSGKPLVVVAEDVEGEALATLVVNNMRGIIKVAACKAPGFGDRRKAMLQDIAILSGGTVVSEEVGLELENTTLEHLGSAKRVTMDKDNTTIIDGAGDAKDIEARVKQIRVQIEETSSDYDREKLQERVAKLSGGVAVIKVGAGTEVEMKEKKARVEDALHSTRAAVEEGVVAGGGVALVRCVQAIAGLTGENEDQNHGIAVALRAMETPLRAIVANAGEESSVILAKVKEHKGNYGYNAANHDFGDMIKLGILDPTKVTRTALQAAVSVASLMITTEVMIAEKPEDKPAPGGMPGGMGGMGDMGMM
- a CDS encoding co-chaperone GroES — protein: MKIRPLYDRVVVKRREEEAVSAGGIVLPGSAKEKPTQGEVLAVGTGKVLDNGDVRPMSVKVGDRVLFGQYSGNTVKIDGDEVVILNESELYGVIE